Proteins encoded together in one Falco peregrinus isolate bFalPer1 chromosome 2, bFalPer1.pri, whole genome shotgun sequence window:
- the SMG8 gene encoding LOW QUALITY PROTEIN: nonsense-mediated mRNA decay factor SMG8 (The sequence of the model RefSeq protein was modified relative to this genomic sequence to represent the inferred CDS: inserted 2 bases in 1 codon), which translates to MPLPGGPAGAMGAAVGPVSLRELLLGATAGAEXGGGAAGGDEEVCVVGIFGKTALQLCSEKAALVSTVCDRQVFPLFGQEDPELEDGGSGQECDPVAKDYNELQAYYSQENRVLYLVLTSICDTPQLLRACGDLAAAERRESGPGHPSGGPAPLPHAEAHEFWKHQEKLHCLSLLYLFSVCHILLLVHPTCSFDITYDRVFRALDGLRQKVLPSLKAAIKDCPVGKEWKLNCRPCPPRLLFLFQLNGALKVDPLPSRGQDPCGHLEKPPPKKHSPKRRLQHALEDQIYRIFRKSRVLTNQSINCLFTVPANQAFVYIVAGGALDGDDPVAMLLDQLRSNCTMRETDSLLAPALSGPRRYQMMRHGRQQLSFHAESSSSSSSGQLVDCTLKEFLWQHVELVLSKKGFDDSVGRNPQPSHFELPTYQKWVSAALKLYEVTIEGKDDDPTSLTGELSSKIMSSIKVLEGYLDIDTKFSENRCQKALPMAHSAYQSNLPHNYTMTVHKNQLAQALRVYSQHARGPAFHKYAMQLNEDCYKFWSNGHQLCEERSLTDQHCVHKFHLLPKAGEKPEADRNPPVLYHNSRARSTGACNCGRKQAPRDDPFDIKAANYDFYQLLEEKCCGKLEHINFPVFQPSTPDPAPARDESSPAPPEGEIEKLKEKEPQTQGESTGLSLALSLGQSTGSLGTYPPDAQGGGENTESHGQSGDSKSEKRPSLVDRQASTVEYLPGMLHSNCPKGLLPKFSSWSLVKLGPAKAYNFHTGLDQQGFIPGTNYLMPWDIVIRTRTEDEGDLDTNSWPAPNKAVPGKRSAVVMGRGRRRDDIARAFVGFEYEDARGRRFMCSGPDKVMKVMGGGPKESAIKALNSDMPLYILSSTQGRGLKPHYAQFMRLFVVVPDAPLQITLTPQVQPGPPPCPVFYPEKQEITLPSDGLWVLRFPYAYVTERGPCFPPKESQQLMSYKVLRGILKAITQ; encoded by the exons ATGCCGCTGCCgggcgggccggcgggggcCATGGGGGCGGCGGTGGGGCCCGTCAGCCTGCGGGAGCTGCTCCTGGGCGCCACGGCCGGCGCcga gggggggggcgcggcgggcggcgatGAGGAGGTGTGCGTGGTGGGCATCTTTGGGAAGACGGCGCTGCAGCTGTGCTCGGAGAAGGCGGCCCTGGTGAGCACCGTGTGCGACCGGCAGGTCTTCCCCCTCTTCGGGCAGGAGGATCCCGAGCTGGAGGACGGCGGCTCCGGGCAGGAGTGCGACCCGGTGGCAAAGGACTACAACGAGTTGCAGGCCTACTACAGCCAGGAGAACCGGGTGCTGTACCTGGTGCTCACCTCCATCTGCGACACGCCGCAGCTGCTGCGGGCCTGCGGGGACCTGGCGGCGGCCGAGAGGAGGGAGAGCGGGCCCGGCCACCCCTCCGGGGGCCCGGCCCCACTGCCTCACGCCGAGGCCCACGAGTTCTGGAAGCACCAGGAGAAGCTGCactgcctgagcctcctctACCTCTTCTCCGTTTGCCacatcctgctgctggtgcaccCCACCTGCTCCTTCGACATCACCTACGACCGCGTCTTCAGGGCGCTGGACGGGTTGCGGCAGAAGGTCCTGCCCTCCCTGAAGGCCGCCATCAAGGACTGCCCGGTCGGCAAGGAGTGGAAGCTCAACTGCAGGCCGTGCCCTCCGcgcctcctcttcctcttccagctCAACGGGGCCCTGAAGGTGGATCCCCTCCCGAGCAGGGGCCAGGACCCCTGCGGTCACCTGGAAAAGCCACCCCCCAAGAAGCACTCCCCGAAGAGGAGGCTGCAGCACGCGCTGGAGGATCAGATCTACCGCATCTTCCGCAAGAGCAGGGTGTTAACCAACCAGAGCATCAACTGCCTGTTCACCGTGCCGGCTAACCAGGCTTTTGTGTACATTGTGGCTGGTGGGGCCCTGGACGGAGACGATCCAGTGGCCATGCTTCTTGACCAGCTCAGGAGCAACTGCACCATGAGAGAGACTGACTCactgctggctccagccctgTCGGGACCCAGGAGGTACCAGATGATGCGgcatggcaggcagcagctgtccttccatgcagagagcagcagctccagctcctccggGCAGCTTGTGGACTGCACCCTcaaggagttcttatggcagcACGTGGAGCTGGTGCTCAGCAAGAAGGGCTTCGACGACAGTGTGGGGAGGAACCCGCAGCCCTCTCACTTTGAGCTCCCAACCTACCAGAAGTGGGTTTCTGCAGCTTTAAAACTGTATGAAGTGACCATTGAAGGCAAAGATGACGACCCGACCTCTCTCACTGGGGAACTGAGCTCAAAAATCATGAGCAGCATCAAAGTCTTGGAAGGCTATTTAGATATAGACACCAAGTTCTCAGAAAACCGTTGCCAGAAGGCTCTACCCATGGCCCACAGCGCCTATCAGTCCAACCTGCCCCACAACTACACCATGACGGTCCATAAGAACCAGCTGGCACAGGCCTTGCGTGTGTACAGCCAGCATGCCCGCGGCCCAGCCTTTCATAAGTATGCCATGCAGCTTAACGAGGACTGCTACAAGTTCTGGAGCAACGGGCATCAGCTCTGTGAAGAGCGAAGTTTAACTGATCAGCACTGTGTGCATAAGTTTCATCTGCTCCCAAAAGCAG GGGAAAAGCCAGAGGCAGACAGAAATCCTCCAGTTCTGTACCACAACAGCCGGGCTCGTTCCACTGGTGCCTGTAACTGTGGAAGGAAGCAAGCTCCACGGGATGACCCCTTTGATATCAAAGCAGCTAATTACGACTTTTATCAG ctgctggaagaaaaatgctgtgggaaactggAGCACATCAACTTTCCCGTATTTCAGCCAAGCACACCTGATCCAGCGCCCGCTCGGGATGAGTCATCACCTGCCCCTCCGGAAGGCGAGATTGagaaacttaaagaaaaagaacctcAGACTCAGGGAGAAAGCACAGGCCTGAGCTTAGCCCTCAGCCTGGGTCAGTCGACGGGCAGCTTGGGCACTTACCCACCTGATGCccaggggggaggggaaaacacagaaagccaTGGGCAGAGTGGAGACTCCAAAAGCGAGAAAAGGCCGAGCCTGGTAGACCGCCAGGCATCCACTGTCGAGTACCTCCCAGGGATGCTCCATTCGAATTGCCCCAAAGGCCTTTTGCCCAAATTCTCCAGCTGGTCGCTGGTTAAGCTGGGGCCTGCTAAGGCTTATAACTTCCACACAGGCTTAGATCAACAAGGCTTTATCCCGGGAACAAACTATTTAATGCCTTGGGACATTGTCATCAGGACGAGAACTGAAGATGAAGGAGACTTAGATACCAATTCCTGGCCTGCACCTAACAAGGCCGTTCCTGGAAAAAGAAGTGCGGTGGTGATGGGAAGAGGAAGACGGAGAGATGACATAGCTCGAGCTTTTGTAGGATTTGAGTACGAAGATGCACGCGGTAGGAGGTTCATGTGTTCAGGGCCTGATAAGGTGATGAAAGTGATGGGAGGGGGGCCAAAGGAATCCGCCATCAAAGCCCTCAATTCTGACATGCCGCTGTACATCCTGTCCTCGACTCAAGGCCGAGGACTCAAGCCACATTACGCTCAGTTCATGAGACTCTTTGTGGTGGTTCCTGATGCTCCGCTGCAGATCACGTTAACGCCTCAG
- the PRR11 gene encoding proline-rich protein 11, translating to MAKYKKRRRKRTARAKLLLEKKGDAAKPQDAGCPPRSAGDLPLETSSVQSHLSSLWSLALPSVKNAVNPFTTAALVLYCWCQITVARSFKVVKDLIFPSQTYLRELNTFREQLEKLETEFSRLQLTLQVNGIAAFSSENSLCQRCNKPVPGAPVQMQMGSPPSASGPSAIQLQPASAPPPPPPPPPPPPLPPPKLPPAPLLLKRGNGAKALLAPPLKKDGPMQITLKDLLDVKLKKTDRNLRTDKAESPVKTRKALITVSDLQSVSLRSKSKPSAHVKNTLTPPKNQFDLRKHLKKVNIQRSPGGTPLNSKENIECGTGLTPIMTQALRRKFQMAHPKSPSPAQFSAANSFDELK from the exons ATGGCAAAATATAAGAAACGCAGACGAAAACGGACAGCCCGagcaaaactgctgctggaaaaaaaaggagatgctGCAAAGCCTCAGGATGCAGGCTGTCCTCCTCG GTCAGCAGGTGATCTTCCGTTGGAAACCTCATCCGTCCAAAGCCATCTGTCCTCACTCTGGTCATTAGCCTTGCCCAGTGTAAAAAACGCAGTAAACCCCTTTACAACAGCAGCATTGGTTTTGTATTGTTGGTGCCAGATCACGGTTGCACGG AGTTTCAAGGTAGTTAAAGACCTCATATTTCCATCACAAACCTACTTAAGGGAGCTAAACACGTtcagagagcagctggaaaagtTGGAAACTGAATTTTCCAGACTACAATTAACACTCCAG GTCAATGGAATTGCagccttttcttcagaaaattctCTTTGTCAAAGGTGTAATAAACCAGTTCCGGGTGCTCCTGTACAAATGCAGATGGGCTCGCCGCCATCAGCATCAGGGCCTTCTGCAAtacagctgcagcctgcatctgcacctcctcctcctccaccaccaccaccaccaccaccactgcccccACCAAAactgcctccagcacctctcctCCTCAAGCGGGGCAATGGCGCTAAAGCACTTCTG GCACCACCACTGAAGAAAGATGGGCCGATGCAGATCACCCTCAAAGACCTGCTGGATGTTAAACTgaagaagacagacagaaaccTGAGAACAGATAAG GCAGAATCACCAGTGAAGACACGCAAGGCATTAATTACAGTCTCAGATTTACAGAGTGTTAGTCTGAGATCTAAATCCAAGCCATCAGCTCACGTTAAAAACACCTTAA CCCCCCCTAAAAATCAGTTTGATCTTCGAAAACATCTGAAGAAAGTCAATATACAAAG AAGTCCTGGTGGCACTCCACtaaatagcaaagaaaacattgaaTGTGGGACTGGGTTGACACCAATAATGACACAGGCACTACGGCGCAAATTTCAG ATGGCTCATCCGAAGAGTCCCTCTCCTGCCCAGTTCAGTGCTGCAAACAGCTTTGATGAACTAAAGTAG